From the Thioalkalivibrio sp. XN279 genome, the window GGCTGGCGTTGTCCATGCGCCGGACCGAGGAGCGCGCGCCGCGCGCCGACATGCTGCCCTACGCGATCGACGTGGTCTGCCTCGACCAGCCCGGCATCGTGTACAACCTGGCGAGCTTTTTCGCCAGCCGCGACATCGACATCGCGGAGATGGCCACCCGCAGCTACTCCGCGGCCCATACCGGTGCGCCCATGTTCTCGGTGCAGATGACCGTCAACATCCCGGGCAACCTGCAGATTTCAGCGCTGCGCGACGAGTTCATGGACTTCTGCGACCATCTCAACCTCGACGCCATCATGGAGCCCGTCAAGGGCTGAAGCACCAGGAGGAACCCGACATGGCCAACGCCGTCATCGGCAAGAAGGTACCCACGTTCAAGCTGCCCGTCACGGGCGACAAGGCGCTCGGCCTGGGCGATTTCAAGGGACGCAAGCTCGTCATCTATTTCTATCCCAAGGACGACACCCCCGGTTGCACGACCGAGGGCCAGGGCTTCAGGGACCACTACAAGGCCTTCCAGAAGGCCGGCGCCGAGATCGTCGGCGTGTCCCGCGACAGCGTGGCCTCGCATGAAAAGTTCAAGGCGAAGTACGAGTTCCCCTTCGATCTCATCTCCGATCCGGACGAGAAGCTGTGCGCGATGTTCGACGTGATGAAAGAGAAAAACATGTACGGCCGCAAGTCCATGGGCGTCGAGCGCAGCACTTTCCTCATCGATGAGAAAGGCGTGCTGCGCCAGGAGTGGCGCAAGGTCAAGGTGCCGGGCCACGTCGAGGCGGTCCTGGAGGCCGTGAAAGCCCTTTGATCCGACACCGCGTTCGTCTGAGCAACCGTCCCGCGAGGCAGGAATTCTCGTGAGCAAACCGGAAGACACGCGGCGCGTGTTCGTGCTGGACACGAACGTGCTGATGCACGACCCGAGTGCGCTGTTCCGTTTCGACGAGCACGACATCCACCTTCCGATGGTGGTGCTCGAGGAACTCGACGCCAACAAGAAAGGCATGTCCGAAGCCGCGCGCAACGTGCGCCAGGTGAGCCGGTTCATCGACCAGATGATCCACGGCGCGGACAAGCAGCACATAGACCAC encodes:
- a CDS encoding glycine cleavage system protein R, whose translation is MKQLVVISAVGGDRSGVVHDLTRAVLDCGGNILDSRMIALGSEFAMLLLVSGSWHTLARLESELKKVEESSGLALSMRRTEERAPRADMLPYAIDVVCLDQPGIVYNLASFFASRDIDIAEMATRSYSAAHTGAPMFSVQMTVNIPGNLQISALRDEFMDFCDHLNLDAIMEPVKG
- a CDS encoding peroxiredoxin — translated: MANAVIGKKVPTFKLPVTGDKALGLGDFKGRKLVIYFYPKDDTPGCTTEGQGFRDHYKAFQKAGAEIVGVSRDSVASHEKFKAKYEFPFDLISDPDEKLCAMFDVMKEKNMYGRKSMGVERSTFLIDEKGVLRQEWRKVKVPGHVEAVLEAVKAL